The following coding sequences are from one Triticum aestivum cultivar Chinese Spring chromosome 5A, IWGSC CS RefSeq v2.1, whole genome shotgun sequence window:
- the LOC123103803 gene encoding glutamate receptor 2.9 isoform X1: MTTAPALLRASTPALRRHGLLVLLLLLIGASGVAAQGGGVVPPRRRRQVVDVGVILDTKTWVGNMSWTCMELALHDFYADAGHAGYRTRLKLHLRDTGPGAVDAASSGLDLLKNVRVQAIVGPQTSTQSKFLAELGNKSMVPVISFSADCPSRSGLTPYFIRTAWNDSSQAEAIASLVQKYNWREVVPVYEDDDDTNIKFIPDLVDALKQVDTRVSYRCKIHPSATEDDMKTAISNLKQNWTSVFVVRMSHALAQKFFQLAKDEGMMTQGFVWITAYGLTDIFDVVGSPALDVMQGVLGVKPHVQDTVELQNFRQRWRKKYRLQNPGTSLSGPTVSGLYAYDTIWALALAAEKAGFVNSDFRPSLTKNGSTDFDRIGTSKAAEKLRGALLKVLFFGISGKFHIQDMQLVSSNYTIINLVGQERREVGFWTPGSGISGSPKMKSDLNTVVWPGYNETAPTAPRGWLFPTNKNLTIGMPVKPGFEEFVGFDNGTATGFCVDVFEAVVNDLPYHVPRHYREFGDGKGSSNGTYDELVYEVYLKNYDAVVGDITILANRSSYVDFTLPYTESGVRMLVPVQDRRQKTAWTFLRPLTADLWLGTGAFFVFTGFVVWSIEHRINQDFRGSPASQIGSVFYFSFSTLVFAHREQILNNFSRIAIVVWLFVVLIVQQSYTASLSSILTVEQLQPTVTNLEEVVRNGGNVGYLNDSFLPGLLKRLKIDESKMIAFDSPVEYDEALSSGKVAVIVDEIPYLKVFLSKYCQKYTMVGPTYKFDGFGYAFPRGSPLTPDISRGILKFASDDRMVKMQKDLYGETSCPDKDDSQTSSSLTLQSFQGLFIISGASSVLALILHAVITIYNNRHEFNSDGSQSPWRRWPAILSKLFHGDDSPSNTPDKDEAAAENAGSAVETPLSIRIPSHIVEHMSDTDTGSPPEGEGTPGRELSVQDTEPLSFAYMHSERGQNRAASLSRSGSSIRRRQISME, translated from the exons ATGACGACGGCGCCGGCGCTTCTCCGGGCCTCCACGCCGGCCCTCCGGCGCCACGGCCTCCTCGTCCTCTTGCTTCTGCTCATCGGCGCTTCCGGTGTCGCGGCGCAGGGGGGTGGTGTGGTtcctccgcggcggcggcggcaggtggtgGACGTGGGGGTGATCTTGGACACGAAGACGTGGGTGGGGAACATGAGCTGGACGTGCATGGAGCTGGCCCTCCACGACTTCTACGCCGACGCTGGCCACGCCGGCTACCGCACCAGGCTGAAGCTCCACCTCCGGGACACCGGCCCCGGCGCCGTCGACGCCGCGTCCTCAG GTCTTGATCTACTGAAAAATGTCCGAGTGCAAGCGATTGTTGGGCCACAGACGTCAACTCAGTCTAAATTTCTTGCGGAGCTTGGGAACAAATCAATGGTTCCAGTCATTTCATTCTCTGCAGATTGCCCGTCACGATCCGGACTAACTCCATACTTCATCCGGACTGCATGGAATGACTCCTCTCAAGCAGAAGCTATTGCCTCACTTGTTCAGAAATACAACTGGAGGGAAGTCGTCCCTGtctatgaggatgatgatgataccAATATCAAATTCATTCCCGACCTTGTTGATGCCCTCAAACAAGTCGACACTCGTGTTTCATACAGGTGCAAGATTCATCCTTCAGCTACAGAGGATGATATGAAGACAGCTATCTCAAACTTGAAACAGAATTGGACAAGCGTATTTGTTGTGCGTATGTCGCATGCTTTGGCTCAAAAGTTTTTCCAGCTTGCCAAAGATGAAGGGATGATGACCCAGGGCTTTGTCTGGATTACCGCGTATGGCTTGACAGATATCTTTGATGTGGTTGGTTCACCGGCACTTGATGTGATGCAAGGAGTTCTTGGGGTGAAACCTCATGTTCAAGATACCGTGGAACTTCAAAACTTTAGACAGAGATGGCGCAAGAAGTACCGATTACAAAATCCAGGCACCTCATTAAGTGGGCCCACAGTATCTGGCCTCTATGCTTATGATACCATATGGGCGTTAGCATTAGCAGCAGAGAAGGCTGGATTTGTGAATTCAGACTTTAGGCCGTCTTTAACAAAGAATGGTTCCACTGACTTTGACAGAATAGGTACTTCAAAAGCTGCTGAAAAACTGCGAGGTGCACTCTTAAAGGTCCTTTTTTTTGGCATCAGCGGGAAATTTCACATTCAAGACATGCAGTTAGTATCATCAAACTACACAATAATCAACCTTGTTGGTCAGGAGAGAAGAGAAGTTGGTTTTTGGACTCCAGGATCTGGCATCTCTGGTAGTCCAAAAATGAAGTCTGATCTTAACACCGTCGTATGGCCAGGATATAATGAAACTGCACCCACTGCACCCAGAGGCTGGCTATTTCCAACGAATAAAAATCTCACAATAGGCATGCCTGTGAAACCTGGGTTTGAAGAATTTGTAGGATTTGACAATGGTACTGCCACGGGGTTCTGCGTCGATGTATTTGAGGCGGTAGTTAATGACTTACCCTATCATGTACCCCGTCACTATCGGGAGTTTGGAGACGGGAAAGGATCGAGTAATGGAACTTATGATGAGCTTGTCTATGAAGTTTATCTTAAG AATTATGATGCAGTCGTAGGTGATATAACAATCTTGGCCAACCGTTCTTCGTATGTGGACTTCACTCTTCCTTACACAGAATCAGGGGTACGCATGCTGGTTCCAGTCCAGGACCGGCGACAGAAGACTGCATGGACATTCCTCAGGCCTTTGACAGCTGACCTATGGTTAGGAACTGGGGCCTTCTTTGTCTTCACAGGTTTTGTAGTCTGGAGTATTGAGCATAGAATAAATCAAGACTTCCGAGGTTCCCCAGCCAGTCAAATCGGATCAGTCTTCTACTTCTCCTTCTCAACACTAGTATTTGCTCACAGGGAGCAGATCCTGAACAACTTCTCAAGAATTGCAATAGTTGTTTGGCTTTTCGTTGTGCTAATAGTGCAGCAGAGTTATACTGCAAGCTTAAGCTCGATCCTTACGGTGGAGCAACTTCAGCCAACAGTCACAAATTTAGAAGAAGTTGTCAGAAATGGGGGCAATGTTGGCTACCTCAATGATTCTTTCTTGCCTGGGcttttgaaaaggttgaaaattgatgaatcAAAGATGATTGCCTTTGACTCCCCTGTGGAATACGATGAAGCGTTATCAAGTGGAAAAGTTGCCGTCATTGTTGATGAGATACCATACCTTAAGGTGTTCCTCTCAAAGTATTGCCAGAAGTACACTATGGTTGGACCAACCTACAAGTTTGATGGATTTGGTTAT GCATTCCCTCGAGGCTCGCCACTCACACCTGATATTTCGAGGGGAATACTGAAATTCGCATCGGATGACCGAATGGTTAAGATGCAGAAAGACTTGTATGGCGAGACTTCATGCCCCGACAAAGATGACTCCCAGACTTCAAGCAGCCTTACATTGCAGAGCTTCCAGGGGCTGTTCATCATCAGCGGAGCATCTTCAGTGCTGGCATTAATCCTGCACGCTGTCATAACCATTTATAACAACCGACACGAATTCAACAGTGACGGCAGTCAGAGTCCATGGCGCAGATGGCCTGCCATTCTCTCCAAGCTCTTCCACGGGGACGACAGTCCTTCTAACACTCCAGATAAAGATGAAGCCGCAGCGGAAAATGCTGGTAGTGCGGTTGAGACCCCACTAAGCATACGCATACCTAGTCACATCGTCGAGCACATGTCAGACACGGACACAGGAAGCCCACCAGAAGGGGAAGGAACACCAGGCAGGGAGCTCTCAGTTCAGGACACGGAACCGCTGTCGTTTGCTTACATGCATTCTGAGAGGGGGCAAAATAGAGCAGCTTCCTTGTCTCGGAGTGGGAGCTCGATCCGCAGGAGACAGATTAGCATGGAATGA
- the LOC123103803 gene encoding glutamate receptor 2.9 isoform X2, with protein MVPVISFSADCPSRSGLTPYFIRTAWNDSSQAEAIASLVQKYNWREVVPVYEDDDDTNIKFIPDLVDALKQVDTRVSYRCKIHPSATEDDMKTAISNLKQNWTSVFVVRMSHALAQKFFQLAKDEGMMTQGFVWITAYGLTDIFDVVGSPALDVMQGVLGVKPHVQDTVELQNFRQRWRKKYRLQNPGTSLSGPTVSGLYAYDTIWALALAAEKAGFVNSDFRPSLTKNGSTDFDRIGTSKAAEKLRGALLKVLFFGISGKFHIQDMQLVSSNYTIINLVGQERREVGFWTPGSGISGSPKMKSDLNTVVWPGYNETAPTAPRGWLFPTNKNLTIGMPVKPGFEEFVGFDNGTATGFCVDVFEAVVNDLPYHVPRHYREFGDGKGSSNGTYDELVYEVYLKNYDAVVGDITILANRSSYVDFTLPYTESGVRMLVPVQDRRQKTAWTFLRPLTADLWLGTGAFFVFTGFVVWSIEHRINQDFRGSPASQIGSVFYFSFSTLVFAHREQILNNFSRIAIVVWLFVVLIVQQSYTASLSSILTVEQLQPTVTNLEEVVRNGGNVGYLNDSFLPGLLKRLKIDESKMIAFDSPVEYDEALSSGKVAVIVDEIPYLKVFLSKYCQKYTMVGPTYKFDGFGYAFPRGSPLTPDISRGILKFASDDRMVKMQKDLYGETSCPDKDDSQTSSSLTLQSFQGLFIISGASSVLALILHAVITIYNNRHEFNSDGSQSPWRRWPAILSKLFHGDDSPSNTPDKDEAAAENAGSAVETPLSIRIPSHIVEHMSDTDTGSPPEGEGTPGRELSVQDTEPLSFAYMHSERGQNRAASLSRSGSSIRRRQISME; from the exons ATGGTTCCAGTCATTTCATTCTCTGCAGATTGCCCGTCACGATCCGGACTAACTCCATACTTCATCCGGACTGCATGGAATGACTCCTCTCAAGCAGAAGCTATTGCCTCACTTGTTCAGAAATACAACTGGAGGGAAGTCGTCCCTGtctatgaggatgatgatgataccAATATCAAATTCATTCCCGACCTTGTTGATGCCCTCAAACAAGTCGACACTCGTGTTTCATACAGGTGCAAGATTCATCCTTCAGCTACAGAGGATGATATGAAGACAGCTATCTCAAACTTGAAACAGAATTGGACAAGCGTATTTGTTGTGCGTATGTCGCATGCTTTGGCTCAAAAGTTTTTCCAGCTTGCCAAAGATGAAGGGATGATGACCCAGGGCTTTGTCTGGATTACCGCGTATGGCTTGACAGATATCTTTGATGTGGTTGGTTCACCGGCACTTGATGTGATGCAAGGAGTTCTTGGGGTGAAACCTCATGTTCAAGATACCGTGGAACTTCAAAACTTTAGACAGAGATGGCGCAAGAAGTACCGATTACAAAATCCAGGCACCTCATTAAGTGGGCCCACAGTATCTGGCCTCTATGCTTATGATACCATATGGGCGTTAGCATTAGCAGCAGAGAAGGCTGGATTTGTGAATTCAGACTTTAGGCCGTCTTTAACAAAGAATGGTTCCACTGACTTTGACAGAATAGGTACTTCAAAAGCTGCTGAAAAACTGCGAGGTGCACTCTTAAAGGTCCTTTTTTTTGGCATCAGCGGGAAATTTCACATTCAAGACATGCAGTTAGTATCATCAAACTACACAATAATCAACCTTGTTGGTCAGGAGAGAAGAGAAGTTGGTTTTTGGACTCCAGGATCTGGCATCTCTGGTAGTCCAAAAATGAAGTCTGATCTTAACACCGTCGTATGGCCAGGATATAATGAAACTGCACCCACTGCACCCAGAGGCTGGCTATTTCCAACGAATAAAAATCTCACAATAGGCATGCCTGTGAAACCTGGGTTTGAAGAATTTGTAGGATTTGACAATGGTACTGCCACGGGGTTCTGCGTCGATGTATTTGAGGCGGTAGTTAATGACTTACCCTATCATGTACCCCGTCACTATCGGGAGTTTGGAGACGGGAAAGGATCGAGTAATGGAACTTATGATGAGCTTGTCTATGAAGTTTATCTTAAG AATTATGATGCAGTCGTAGGTGATATAACAATCTTGGCCAACCGTTCTTCGTATGTGGACTTCACTCTTCCTTACACAGAATCAGGGGTACGCATGCTGGTTCCAGTCCAGGACCGGCGACAGAAGACTGCATGGACATTCCTCAGGCCTTTGACAGCTGACCTATGGTTAGGAACTGGGGCCTTCTTTGTCTTCACAGGTTTTGTAGTCTGGAGTATTGAGCATAGAATAAATCAAGACTTCCGAGGTTCCCCAGCCAGTCAAATCGGATCAGTCTTCTACTTCTCCTTCTCAACACTAGTATTTGCTCACAGGGAGCAGATCCTGAACAACTTCTCAAGAATTGCAATAGTTGTTTGGCTTTTCGTTGTGCTAATAGTGCAGCAGAGTTATACTGCAAGCTTAAGCTCGATCCTTACGGTGGAGCAACTTCAGCCAACAGTCACAAATTTAGAAGAAGTTGTCAGAAATGGGGGCAATGTTGGCTACCTCAATGATTCTTTCTTGCCTGGGcttttgaaaaggttgaaaattgatgaatcAAAGATGATTGCCTTTGACTCCCCTGTGGAATACGATGAAGCGTTATCAAGTGGAAAAGTTGCCGTCATTGTTGATGAGATACCATACCTTAAGGTGTTCCTCTCAAAGTATTGCCAGAAGTACACTATGGTTGGACCAACCTACAAGTTTGATGGATTTGGTTAT GCATTCCCTCGAGGCTCGCCACTCACACCTGATATTTCGAGGGGAATACTGAAATTCGCATCGGATGACCGAATGGTTAAGATGCAGAAAGACTTGTATGGCGAGACTTCATGCCCCGACAAAGATGACTCCCAGACTTCAAGCAGCCTTACATTGCAGAGCTTCCAGGGGCTGTTCATCATCAGCGGAGCATCTTCAGTGCTGGCATTAATCCTGCACGCTGTCATAACCATTTATAACAACCGACACGAATTCAACAGTGACGGCAGTCAGAGTCCATGGCGCAGATGGCCTGCCATTCTCTCCAAGCTCTTCCACGGGGACGACAGTCCTTCTAACACTCCAGATAAAGATGAAGCCGCAGCGGAAAATGCTGGTAGTGCGGTTGAGACCCCACTAAGCATACGCATACCTAGTCACATCGTCGAGCACATGTCAGACACGGACACAGGAAGCCCACCAGAAGGGGAAGGAACACCAGGCAGGGAGCTCTCAGTTCAGGACACGGAACCGCTGTCGTTTGCTTACATGCATTCTGAGAGGGGGCAAAATAGAGCAGCTTCCTTGTCTCGGAGTGGGAGCTCGATCCGCAGGAGACAGATTAGCATGGAATGA